A portion of the Streptomyces coeruleoprunus genome contains these proteins:
- a CDS encoding RICIN domain-containing protein — MSLMTKTAVTLAGMTTAAALALAPALPSGADAAPRTQPVASTAKAGDGIEALKFIHADKCADVPRGSGKLGLQLVQWKCGGANTNGSPNQWWRIKSAGNGNSWIMSTKTGKCMNVQRGSKAKGASVIQWHCNKQANTLWKVTKRGGNGGWQAKNVKSGLCLNVRGASKSDGAKLIQWTCDGKNNSRFWRID; from the coding sequence ATGTCCCTCATGACGAAGACGGCCGTCACCCTCGCGGGGATGACGACCGCCGCGGCCCTGGCCCTGGCGCCCGCGCTGCCCTCGGGGGCGGACGCGGCGCCGAGGACGCAGCCGGTGGCGTCCACCGCGAAGGCGGGCGACGGGATCGAGGCGCTGAAGTTCATCCACGCCGACAAGTGCGCCGACGTGCCGCGCGGTTCGGGCAAGCTGGGGCTCCAGCTGGTGCAGTGGAAGTGCGGCGGCGCCAACACCAACGGCTCGCCCAACCAGTGGTGGCGGATCAAGAGCGCCGGCAACGGCAACTCGTGGATCATGAGCACGAAGACCGGCAAGTGCATGAACGTCCAGCGCGGCAGCAAGGCCAAGGGCGCGTCCGTCATCCAGTGGCACTGCAACAAGCAGGCCAACACGCTGTGGAAGGTCACGAAGCGCGGCGGGAACGGCGGCTGGCAGGCCAAGAACGTCAAGAGCGGCCTGTGCCTGAACGTCCGGGGCGCGAGCAAGTCCGACGGCGCGAAGCTCATCCAGTGGACCTGCGACGGCAAGAACAACAGCCGCTTCTGGCGCATCGACTGA
- a CDS encoding sugar ABC transporter ATP-binding protein: MKQPDAGPPPVLALKDVSKSFGAVRALQDVSLQLYPGEAHALAGENGAGKSTLIKTLAGVHRPDTGQVLLDGATVEFHGPADARDAGIAVIYQEPTLFPDLSIAENIFMGRQPRRSLGRIDRRAVHAATAALMARLGVDLDPGRPARGLSIADQQIVEIAKALSFDARVLIMDEPTAALTGGETARLFSVVEALRAEGAAVLFISHRLEEIFRLCQRVTTLRDGRWISSEPLDGLSEDDLVRRMVGRDLDELYPKQQARIGDTALSVRRLTREGVFRDVSFDVRRGEIVALAGLVGAGRSEVVQAVFGVDRFDAGEVHVDGRALPAGSPTAAMDAGIALVPEDRRQRGLVMDMSIERNIGLTGLGRLGRGGLVRRSLERGRAADWAVRLQLKYNRLSDSVGVLSGGNQQKVVLAKWLATEPSVLIVDEPTRGIDVGTKAEVHRLLSGLAAEGLAVLMVSSDLPEVLGMADRVLVMHEGRLVAEIPRAEATEETVMAAATGRTAEEKAA, from the coding sequence ATGAAACAGCCCGATGCGGGCCCGCCCCCCGTCCTGGCCCTGAAGGACGTCTCCAAGTCCTTCGGCGCCGTACGGGCCTTGCAGGACGTGTCCCTGCAGCTGTACCCCGGCGAGGCGCACGCGCTCGCCGGTGAGAACGGCGCCGGCAAGTCCACGCTCATCAAGACCCTCGCCGGAGTGCACCGGCCCGACACCGGCCAGGTCCTCCTCGACGGCGCCACCGTGGAGTTCCACGGCCCCGCCGACGCGCGCGACGCGGGCATCGCGGTGATCTACCAGGAACCGACGCTCTTCCCGGACCTGTCCATCGCCGAGAACATCTTCATGGGCCGCCAGCCCCGCCGATCGCTCGGCCGCATCGACCGCAGGGCCGTGCACGCCGCGACGGCCGCGCTCATGGCCCGCCTCGGCGTCGACCTCGACCCCGGCCGGCCCGCCCGCGGCCTGTCCATCGCCGACCAGCAGATCGTCGAGATCGCCAAGGCGCTCTCCTTCGACGCCCGCGTCCTGATCATGGACGAGCCGACCGCCGCCCTCACCGGCGGCGAGACCGCCCGCCTCTTCTCCGTCGTCGAGGCCCTGCGCGCCGAGGGCGCCGCCGTCCTCTTCATCTCCCACCGGCTCGAAGAGATCTTCCGGCTCTGCCAGCGCGTCACCACCCTGCGCGACGGCCGCTGGATCTCCTCCGAACCCCTCGACGGCCTCAGCGAGGACGACCTCGTCCGCCGGATGGTCGGCCGCGACCTCGACGAGCTGTACCCCAAGCAGCAGGCCCGCATCGGCGACACCGCCCTGTCCGTCCGCCGCCTCACCCGCGAGGGCGTCTTCCGGGACGTCTCCTTCGACGTACGGCGCGGCGAGATCGTCGCCCTCGCCGGCCTCGTCGGCGCCGGCCGCAGCGAGGTCGTCCAGGCCGTGTTCGGCGTCGACCGCTTCGACGCCGGCGAGGTCCACGTCGACGGCCGCGCACTGCCCGCCGGTTCGCCCACGGCCGCCATGGACGCCGGGATCGCCCTCGTCCCCGAGGACCGGCGGCAGCGCGGCCTCGTGATGGATATGTCCATCGAGCGCAACATCGGCCTCACCGGCCTCGGCCGGCTCGGCCGCGGCGGCCTCGTCCGCCGCTCCCTGGAACGGGGCAGGGCCGCCGACTGGGCCGTCCGGCTCCAGCTCAAGTACAACCGGCTCTCCGACAGCGTCGGCGTGCTGTCCGGCGGCAACCAGCAGAAGGTCGTCCTCGCCAAGTGGCTGGCCACCGAGCCGTCCGTGCTCATCGTCGACGAGCCCACCCGCGGCATCGACGTCGGCACCAAGGCCGAGGTGCACCGGCTGCTGTCGGGACTCGCCGCCGAAGGTCTCGCCGTGCTCATGGTCTCCTCCGACCTCCCCGAGGTCCTGGGCATGGCCGACCGGGTCCTCGTCATGCACGAGGGACGGCTCGTCGCCGAGATCCCGCGCGCCGAGGCCACCGAGGAGACGGTGATGGCCGCCGCGACCGGCCGTACAGCAGAGGAGAAGGCGGCATGA
- the rhaS gene encoding rhamnose ABC transporter substrate-binding protein, translated as MHLRSRTRRSTLAAVSAVSALAVTLAGCSGTTKDSAAKDSTGSVAKASANPDAALKKDLKLAFLPKQINNPYEKIVDEAGIEAAKEFGGTGKEVGPSDASASSQVSYINTLIQQRQDAILIAANDPNAVCTPLKTAMKQDIKVVAYDSDTAKDCRQLFINQASSEEIGRSQVRNIAEQLGHKGEIAILSATQNATNQNTWIEFMKDELKKPEYKDMKLVKVAYGDDDDQKSFQETQGLLKAYPNLKGIISPTTVGIAAAARYISSSSYKGKVVVKGLGTPNQMRKYVKDGTVEQFALWNPKDLGYLGAYAAAALASGQITGTEGEKFKAGRLGEYTIGKDGEIILGPPTVFDKSNIDQFDF; from the coding sequence ATGCACCTGCGCTCCCGCACCCGACGCTCCACCCTCGCCGCCGTATCCGCCGTCAGCGCCCTCGCCGTCACCCTCGCCGGCTGCTCCGGCACCACCAAGGACTCCGCCGCCAAGGACTCCACCGGCTCCGTCGCCAAGGCCTCCGCCAACCCGGACGCGGCCCTGAAGAAGGACCTGAAGCTCGCCTTCCTGCCCAAGCAGATCAACAACCCGTACGAGAAGATCGTCGACGAGGCCGGCATCGAGGCCGCCAAGGAGTTCGGCGGCACCGGCAAGGAGGTCGGCCCCTCCGACGCCAGCGCCTCCTCCCAGGTGTCCTACATCAACACGCTGATCCAGCAGCGCCAGGACGCCATCCTCATCGCCGCCAACGACCCCAACGCCGTCTGCACCCCGCTGAAGACCGCGATGAAGCAGGACATCAAGGTCGTCGCCTACGACTCCGACACGGCCAAGGACTGCCGCCAGCTCTTCATCAACCAGGCAAGCTCCGAGGAGATCGGCCGCAGCCAGGTCCGCAACATCGCCGAGCAGCTCGGCCACAAGGGCGAGATAGCCATCCTCTCCGCCACCCAGAACGCGACCAACCAGAACACCTGGATCGAGTTCATGAAGGACGAGCTGAAGAAGCCCGAGTACAAGGACATGAAGCTGGTCAAGGTCGCGTACGGGGACGACGACGACCAGAAGTCCTTCCAGGAGACCCAGGGCCTCCTCAAGGCGTACCCGAACCTGAAGGGCATCATCTCGCCCACCACCGTCGGCATCGCCGCGGCCGCCCGCTACATCAGCTCCTCCTCGTACAAGGGCAAGGTCGTCGTCAAGGGCCTCGGCACGCCCAACCAGATGCGCAAGTACGTCAAGGACGGCACCGTCGAGCAGTTCGCGCTGTGGAACCCCAAGGACCTCGGCTACCTCGGCGCCTACGCCGCCGCGGCCCTGGCCTCCGGGCAGATCACCGGCACCGAGGGCGAGAAGTTCAAGGCCGGCCGGCTCGGCGAGTACACGATCGGCAAGGACGGCGAGATCATCCTCGGCCCGCCGACCGTCTTCGACAAGAGCAACATCGACCAGTTCGACTTCTGA
- a CDS encoding AlkA N-terminal domain-containing protein, whose translation MHTDTERCVRAVQSKDARFDGWFFTAVLTTRIYCRPSCPVVPPKPENMTFYPSAAACQQAGFRACKRCRPDTTPGSPEWNARADTVARAMRLIRDGVVDREGVPGLAARLGYSTRQIERQLLAELGAGPLALARAQRAQTARVLIETTALPMADVAFAAGFSSVRTFNDTVREVFALAPGELRLRATRRGTTDRTPTPGVITLRLPYREPLNPSNLFGHLAATAVPGVEEWRDGAYRRTLTLPYGHGIVALAPRPDHISCRLTLTDHRDLTHAISRCRWLLDLDADPVAVDGELRGDPLLAPLVERAPGRRVPRTVDAAEFAVRAVLGQQVSTAAARTHAGRLVTAHGTPVDDPEGGLTHLFPTPEALAALDPEALALPRTRRATLTTLVAGLADGRVELGLDSDWEEARAQLLALPGIGPWTVEVVAMRALGDPDAFLPTDLGVRRAAAGLGLPSTPAALTARAARWRPWRAYAVQYLWATDSHPINHLPA comes from the coding sequence ATGCACACCGACACCGAGCGCTGCGTACGGGCCGTCCAGTCCAAGGACGCCCGCTTCGACGGCTGGTTCTTCACCGCCGTCCTCACCACCCGCATCTACTGCCGCCCCAGCTGCCCGGTCGTGCCGCCCAAGCCGGAGAACATGACCTTCTACCCCAGCGCCGCCGCCTGCCAGCAGGCCGGCTTCCGGGCCTGCAAGCGCTGCCGTCCCGACACCACGCCCGGCTCCCCGGAGTGGAACGCCCGCGCCGACACCGTCGCCCGCGCCATGCGCCTCATCCGCGACGGCGTCGTCGACCGCGAGGGCGTCCCCGGGCTCGCCGCCCGGCTCGGCTACTCCACCCGCCAGATCGAACGCCAGCTGCTCGCCGAACTGGGCGCGGGACCGCTCGCCCTGGCCCGGGCCCAGCGCGCCCAGACCGCCCGCGTCCTGATCGAGACGACCGCGCTGCCCATGGCGGACGTCGCCTTCGCGGCCGGGTTCTCCTCCGTCCGCACTTTCAACGACACCGTCCGCGAGGTCTTCGCCCTCGCCCCCGGCGAGCTGCGCCTGCGCGCCACCCGCCGCGGCACCACCGACCGGACCCCCACCCCCGGCGTGATCACCCTGCGCCTGCCGTACCGCGAGCCCCTCAACCCGTCCAACCTCTTCGGCCACCTCGCCGCCACCGCCGTCCCCGGCGTCGAGGAGTGGCGGGACGGCGCCTACCGCCGCACCCTCACCCTCCCGTACGGGCACGGCATCGTCGCCCTCGCCCCGAGGCCCGACCACATCTCCTGCCGCCTCACCCTCACCGACCACCGGGACCTCACCCACGCCATCAGCCGCTGCCGCTGGCTCCTCGACCTCGACGCCGACCCCGTCGCCGTCGACGGGGAACTGCGCGGCGACCCCCTGCTCGCCCCGCTCGTGGAGCGGGCGCCCGGCCGCCGGGTGCCCCGCACCGTGGACGCCGCCGAGTTCGCCGTACGCGCCGTGCTCGGCCAGCAGGTCTCCACCGCCGCCGCCCGCACCCACGCCGGCCGCCTCGTCACCGCGCACGGCACGCCCGTCGACGACCCCGAGGGCGGCCTAACCCACCTGTTCCCGACCCCCGAGGCGCTGGCCGCCCTCGACCCCGAGGCACTGGCCCTCCCGCGCACCCGCCGCGCCACGCTCACCACCCTGGTGGCCGGGCTCGCCGACGGCCGCGTCGAACTCGGCCTCGACAGCGACTGGGAGGAGGCCCGCGCCCAGCTGCTCGCCCTGCCCGGCATCGGCCCCTGGACCGTCGAGGTCGTCGCCATGCGCGCCCTGGGCGACCCGGACGCGTTCCTCCCCACGGACCTCGGCGTCCGCCGCGCCGCCGCCGGACTGGGACTGCCCTCCACCC
- a CDS encoding L-rhamnose mutarotase, with product MQRVCFLLKVRRDRLDEYRERHAAVWPEMLAALSATGWHNYSLFLREDGLLVGYLETEDFARARAAMAATDVNARWQAEMADFFEALDGTRPDEAMKPLTEVFHLA from the coding sequence GTGCAGCGCGTCTGCTTCCTGCTGAAAGTCCGCCGGGACCGCCTCGACGAGTACCGCGAGCGGCACGCGGCCGTCTGGCCCGAGATGCTCGCGGCGCTCTCCGCCACCGGCTGGCACAACTACTCCCTCTTCCTCCGCGAGGACGGCCTGCTGGTCGGCTACCTGGAGACCGAGGACTTCGCCAGGGCCCGGGCCGCCATGGCGGCGACGGACGTCAACGCCCGCTGGCAGGCCGAGATGGCCGACTTCTTCGAAGCGCTCGACGGGACCCGCCCCGACGAGGCGATGAAACCCCTCACCGAAGTGTTCCACCTCGCCTAG
- a CDS encoding ABC transporter permease, with amino-acid sequence MSPLAKLLRWDSVVGALLVAVFLVGTGTTDGFADTANLSAALNDIAEVALIALPMTLLVVAGQVDLSVASMLGLSSALAGSLWDAGWAFELIVPVCLLVGALGGLLNGWLVTRVGLPSLAVTIGTLALFRGLASVVLGTKAVADFPESYAQWATYTQTVPGTFIPYPVALFAVLAVVAAVVLHGAGFGRSLFAIGAQEDAAYFAGIRVKRIKLALFVVSGTVASFAGIVYTLRYGSARADNGFGLELVVIASVLLGGIDFDGGKGTLGGAVAGVLLVGLLRNLLTLNDVSSEIQVVVTGVLLIASVLTPRLVAVLTERRHRRAATEPVP; translated from the coding sequence ATGAGCCCCCTTGCCAAGCTGCTGCGCTGGGACAGCGTCGTCGGCGCCCTCCTGGTCGCCGTGTTCCTCGTCGGAACCGGAACCACCGACGGCTTCGCCGACACCGCGAACCTCTCCGCCGCCCTCAACGACATCGCCGAGGTCGCGCTGATCGCCCTCCCGATGACGCTGCTGGTCGTCGCCGGCCAGGTCGACCTGTCCGTCGCCTCGATGCTGGGCCTGTCCAGCGCCCTGGCCGGCTCCCTGTGGGACGCGGGCTGGGCGTTCGAACTGATCGTCCCCGTCTGCCTGCTGGTCGGCGCGCTCGGCGGACTCCTCAACGGCTGGCTGGTCACCCGCGTCGGGCTGCCCTCGCTGGCCGTCACCATCGGCACCCTGGCCCTCTTCCGCGGCCTGGCCTCCGTGGTCCTCGGCACCAAGGCGGTCGCCGACTTCCCCGAGTCGTACGCCCAGTGGGCCACGTACACGCAGACCGTGCCGGGCACGTTCATCCCGTATCCGGTCGCCCTGTTCGCCGTCCTCGCGGTGGTCGCCGCCGTCGTCCTGCACGGCGCGGGCTTCGGCCGGTCCCTGTTCGCCATCGGCGCGCAGGAGGACGCCGCCTACTTCGCCGGCATCCGCGTCAAGCGCATCAAGCTGGCCCTGTTCGTGGTCTCCGGAACCGTGGCGTCCTTCGCCGGCATCGTCTACACCCTCCGCTACGGCAGCGCCCGCGCCGACAACGGCTTCGGCCTCGAACTCGTCGTCATCGCCTCCGTCCTCCTCGGCGGCATCGACTTCGACGGCGGCAAGGGCACCCTCGGCGGCGCCGTCGCCGGAGTGCTCCTCGTCGGCCTGCTGCGCAATCTGCTCACCCTCAACGACGTCTCCAGCGAGATCCAGGTCGTCGTCACCGGGGTCCTCCTCATCGCCTCCGTCCTCACCCCACGGCTGGTCGCGGTCCTCACCGAACGCCGCCACCGCCGCGCCGCCACCGAACCCGTTCCCTGA
- a CDS encoding ABC transporter permease, which produces MTTALDKPPAHAAPARTGDARTLVDAVFRAREAAIGGALVLLVLGTWIANPAFLDSQGVKDLLLNASILVLLAVGQSVVVVTRNIDLSVGSVVGLTAFTCGDFVSGSSHGPVVTMLLGIAVGALCGLVSGALVSLGKVPALVVTLGMLYVLQGVDYALAEGGQINAVNLPEAVLSLGSGSVLGIPYLPLIAALVLAATAYYLRTYRSGRELYAIGSSPEAARLAGIPIRRRVLAAYVFSGAVAGLAGALWLARFGTVVAGAATGWELTVVSAVVVGGVAITGGTGSVWGAALGALLLTTISGALVVLKVDPFWEQAITGALLILAITADRVVQVRTTNALRKRSRR; this is translated from the coding sequence ATGACGACGGCCCTCGACAAGCCCCCCGCCCACGCCGCCCCGGCGCGCACGGGCGACGCCCGCACCCTGGTCGACGCCGTCTTCCGGGCCCGCGAGGCCGCCATCGGCGGAGCACTCGTCCTGCTCGTCCTCGGCACCTGGATCGCCAACCCGGCGTTCCTCGACAGCCAGGGCGTCAAGGACCTGCTCCTCAACGCGTCCATCCTGGTGCTCCTCGCCGTCGGCCAGTCCGTCGTCGTGGTCACCCGCAACATCGACCTGTCGGTCGGCTCGGTCGTCGGCCTCACCGCCTTCACCTGCGGCGACTTCGTCTCCGGCAGCAGCCACGGCCCGGTCGTCACCATGCTCCTCGGCATCGCCGTCGGCGCCCTGTGCGGCCTCGTCAGCGGAGCCCTGGTCAGCCTCGGCAAGGTCCCGGCGCTCGTCGTCACGCTCGGCATGCTGTACGTCCTCCAGGGCGTCGACTACGCGCTCGCCGAAGGCGGCCAGATCAACGCGGTCAACCTGCCCGAAGCGGTCCTGTCGCTCGGCAGCGGCAGCGTCCTCGGCATCCCCTACCTGCCGCTGATCGCCGCCCTCGTCCTCGCCGCCACCGCCTACTACCTGCGCACCTACCGCAGCGGACGCGAGCTGTACGCCATCGGCTCCAGCCCCGAGGCCGCCCGGCTCGCCGGCATCCCGATCCGCCGCCGCGTCCTCGCCGCGTACGTCTTCTCCGGCGCCGTGGCCGGCCTCGCGGGCGCCCTGTGGCTCGCCCGCTTCGGCACCGTCGTCGCCGGCGCGGCGACCGGCTGGGAGCTGACCGTCGTCAGCGCCGTCGTCGTGGGCGGCGTGGCCATCACCGGCGGCACCGGCTCCGTCTGGGGCGCGGCGCTCGGCGCCCTGCTCCTGACGACGATCTCCGGCGCCCTGGTCGTCCTCAAGGTCGACCCGTTCTGGGAGCAGGCCATCACCGGAGCCCTGCTGATCCTCGCGATCACCGCCGACCGCGTCGTGCAGGTCCGCACCACCAACGCCCTGAGGAAGAGGAGCAGGCGATGA
- a CDS encoding BNR repeat-containing protein — protein MRRPLAAAATATALLATLALTGTANAADPAPAVSRIGDTRLDSQALYFVSYNGLVNNNSFQKNGLLTYKGYQYAAWYTADRSAVVARRPLGATTWQTVKLAHTLRYDDSHNVISMGVSRIDGRLHLNMDSHSDAFFYVKSNAGLLDNPGGRAWTASEFGAVQTTLDGLALTSQFTYPQFVATPEGRLQLSYRVAVSGNGRNALAEYDGTRWTALGEWTASTGTYTSEHGSSTARNMYLHGIDYSADGTLHAFFTWREQNGAVMCNGGGITNHDTGYVRSTDRGRTWRNAAGTVVGTTGGADRVSVNDTGLVVDPLNPDHSLMNQESQATDSASRPHALISYVPGRFGQCTTNYVGDRTANGRVFHVRKDLTTGAWRKTEIPVPLNSSQRTKLVLDKYDNAYAIMPYGRIAGASKASNYTDWKVLFDGSGLNAFGEVVVDETRVAQDNVLSIMYQQKSSGTTPSPIHVVDFALPQ, from the coding sequence ATGAGACGACCCCTGGCCGCCGCGGCCACGGCCACCGCCCTCCTCGCCACCCTGGCCCTCACCGGCACCGCGAACGCCGCCGACCCGGCCCCCGCCGTCAGCCGGATCGGCGACACCCGGCTCGACTCCCAGGCCCTCTACTTCGTGTCGTACAACGGCCTGGTCAACAACAACTCCTTCCAGAAGAACGGCCTCCTCACCTACAAGGGCTACCAGTACGCCGCCTGGTACACCGCCGACCGCAGCGCCGTCGTCGCCCGCCGCCCCCTCGGCGCCACCACCTGGCAGACCGTCAAGCTCGCCCACACGCTGCGCTACGACGACTCCCACAACGTCATCTCCATGGGCGTCTCCCGCATCGACGGCCGCCTCCACCTGAACATGGACTCCCACAGCGACGCCTTCTTCTACGTGAAGTCGAACGCGGGACTCCTCGACAACCCCGGCGGCCGCGCCTGGACCGCGAGCGAGTTCGGCGCCGTCCAGACCACTCTCGACGGCCTCGCCCTCACCTCCCAGTTCACCTACCCCCAGTTCGTCGCCACCCCCGAGGGACGCCTCCAGCTCAGCTACCGCGTCGCCGTCTCCGGCAACGGCCGCAACGCCCTCGCCGAGTACGACGGCACCCGCTGGACCGCGCTCGGCGAGTGGACCGCCTCCACCGGCACGTACACCAGCGAGCACGGCTCCAGCACCGCCCGCAACATGTACCTGCACGGCATCGACTACAGCGCCGACGGCACCCTGCACGCCTTCTTCACCTGGCGCGAGCAGAACGGCGCCGTCATGTGCAACGGCGGCGGCATCACCAACCACGACACCGGCTACGTCCGTTCCACCGACCGCGGCCGCACCTGGCGCAACGCCGCCGGGACCGTCGTCGGCACGACCGGCGGCGCCGACCGGGTCTCCGTCAACGACACCGGCCTCGTCGTCGACCCCCTGAACCCCGACCACTCCCTGATGAACCAGGAGAGCCAGGCGACGGACTCCGCGAGCCGCCCGCACGCCCTGATCAGCTACGTACCGGGCCGCTTCGGGCAGTGCACCACGAACTACGTCGGCGACCGCACCGCCAACGGCCGCGTCTTCCACGTCCGCAAGGACCTCACCACCGGCGCCTGGCGCAAGACCGAGATCCCCGTCCCGCTCAACTCCAGCCAGCGCACCAAGCTGGTTCTCGACAAGTACGACAACGCCTACGCGATCATGCCGTACGGCCGGATCGCCGGCGCCTCCAAGGCGTCGAACTACACGGACTGGAAGGTGCTGTTCGACGGCAGCGGCCTCAACGCCTTCGGCGAGGTCGTCGTCGACGAGACCCGAGTCGCCCAGGACAACGTGCTGTCGATCATGTACCAGCAGAAGTCCAGCGGCACCACCCCCTCACCGATCCACGTCGTCGACTTCGCCCTGCCCCAGTGA